The following proteins come from a genomic window of Metarhizium brunneum chromosome 2, complete sequence:
- the US107 gene encoding U1 snRNP-associated protein: MAAEQRKLLEQLMGHQSTSRAAQLSLTDPKVCRSYLVGTCPHDLFTNTKQDLGQCPKVHSEPLKVEYEALSDREKQRYGFDYDYMRDLQKYIDDCNRRIDAAQKRLEKTPDEIRQTNVLLKTISELAASIANGQLEVEVLASMNEVSRAVDENFRIKQTMQLKVEKEKELKALSDTSGPSGHQKLQVCDVCGAYLSRLDNDRRLADHFYGKMHLGYASMRKTYDAFPRELKSRQRQGMMDGDDGPGGGMGGPRGPRAGGYRSGRGGRRW; encoded by the exons ATGGCCGCCGAGCAAAGAAAGCTGCTCGAGCAGCTCATGGGCCACCAGTCCACCTCGCGCGCCGCTCAACTCTCCCTCACAGATCCCAAAGTCTGCCGGTCCTATCTTGTAGGCACCTGTCCGCACGACCTCTTCACCAACACAAAGCAGGACCTGGGCCAGTGTCCCAAAGTGCACTCTGAACCGTTGAAAGTCGAGTACGAGGCCCTGTCGGATCGGGAGAAGCAGAGATATGGATTCGACTACGACTACATGCGCGACCTGCAAAAGTACATTGACGATTGCAATCGACGAATCGACGCCGCGCAAAAGAGGCTCGAGAAGACGCCTGATGAGATCCGACAAACAAACGTTTTG CTGAAAACCATCTCCGAGCTTGCGGCCTCAATAGCCAACGGCCAGCTGGAAGTCGAAGTCCTCGCTTCCATGAACGAAGTCTcccgcgccgtcgacgagaaTTTCCGCATCAAGCAGACCATGCAGCTAAAAgtcgaaaaggaaaaggagctCAAGGCGCTTTCCGATACGTCTGGCCCTTCTGGCCACCAGAAGCTCCAAGTGTGCGATGTCTGTGGCGCATATCTAAGTAGATTAGATAACGATCGCCGGCTAGCGGATCACTTTTATGGCAAGATGCATCTGGGGTATGCGTCTATGCGGAAGACGTACGATGCGTTCCCGAGGGAGCTGAAGAGTAGGCAGAGACAGGGGATGATGGATGGGGATGATGGTCCTGGAGGGGGGATGGGAGGACCAAGGGGCCCGAGGGCTGGAGGTTATAGGAGCGGAAGGGGAGGCAGACGGTGGTAA
- the Pigt gene encoding GPI transamidase component PIG-T, with protein sequence MRPCLTPLLASLVPGLAAAAAADYHELLTLRPLPFSQLLASFNFKSNSSIADFEAHNFRLFPRSLGQILEYAGTRELHLRFTLGRWDAETWGARPWDGTKEGGTGVELWAWMDAETDQQADENWLTLTNALSGLFCASLNFIDGTRTSMAIDVKPICDQSGDCVLQMEQTIDMVMDVNRSKRPRDNPIPRPPPTHELVCDTSKSYHDDDHCFPADHLNGQDWTLSQIFGRPMKGTCPLADAQVPPVCLQVPDSRVVYASEGSAEIKDENGMSRCYTIPPQSEFALVLPKSEAKTPEEAAKELVEPVQPLLYAERSFTGHGQEHGGVQAILTNPNNVEVEFVYLESLPWFMRIYLHTLSTRISSSAAPTTNSSELIKQIHYRPALDRSRGTQLELLMRIPPRCTVFLTYDFEKAILRYTEYPPDANRGFDVAAAVIRTLEPQVMNLRTTSLLLYLPTPDFSMPYNVIIFTSTAIALAFGGLYNILVRRLVGADEVASPMAKWKLRNLLSKFQKRGIGRQ encoded by the exons ATGCGTCCCTGTCTGACGCCGTTATTGGCATCTCTTGTCCCCggacttgccgccgccgccgccgccgactaCCACGAGCTACTTACTCTGCGCCCATTGCCATTCTCCCAGCTTCTTGCAAGCTTTAATTTCAAATCAAATTCGTCCATAGCCGATTTTGAGGCGCACAACTTCCGATTGTTCCCCCGGTCACTCGGCCAGATTCTCGAGTACGCGGGCACACGAGAGCTCCATCTGCGGTTCACATTGGGACGGTGGGACGCGGAGACATGGGGGGCACGACCTTGGGACGGCACAAAGGAGGGCGGCACCGGTGTTGAGTTGTGGGCGTGGATGGATGCTGAAACCGATCAACAGGCAGATGAGAACTGGCTGACCTTGACGAATGCCCTTTCGGGGTTATTTTGCGCCAGTCTCAACTTCATTGATGGGACGAGGACT AGCATGGCCATCGACGTGAAGCCCATTTGTGACCAGAGTGGCGATTGTGTGCTACAGATGGAGCAGACGATTGATATGGTTATGGACGTCAACCGATCCAAGAGGCCGAGGG ATAACCCTATCCCACGACCGCCTCCTACTCATGAACTAGTCTGCGACACCTCCAAGTCCTACCACGACGATGATCATTGCTTCCCAGCCGACCACCTCAACGGCCAAGACTGGACACTTTCTCAAATCTTTGGCCGCCCCATGAAAGGCACATGTCCTCTTGCCGACGCGCAGGTGCCTCCCGTGTGTCTCCAAGTCCCCGATTCACGAGTCGTCTACGCCTCGGAAGGCTCCGCCGAAATCAAGGATGAGAATGGCATGTCCAGATGCTACACAATCCCACCCCAAAGTGAATTCGCGCTTGTCCTCCCCAAATCCGAAGCCAAGACCCCCGAAGAAGCAGCAAAGGAACTCGTCGAACCTGTACAGCCCCTCCTCTACGCAGAACGCAGCTTCActggccacggccaggaACACGGCGGCGTCCAAGCCATCCTCACCAACCCCAACAATGTAGAAGTCGAATTCGTCTATCTTGAATCTCTCCCCTGGTTCATGCGCATCTACCTACACACCTTGTCAACCCGTATTTCATCCTCGGCTGCCCCGACGACCAATTCCTCGGAACTCATCAAGCAGATCCATTACCGCCCTGCGCTGGACCGCTCCCGCGGCACCCAGCTCGAACTGCTGATGCGCATCCCACCGAGATGCACTGTTTTCCTCACATATGACTTTGAAAAGGCCATCTTGCGCTATACAGAGTACCCGCCAGATGCCAATCGCGGCTTCGACGTCGCAGCGGCCGTGATTCGCACTCTCGAGCCCCAAGTTATGAATCTCCGTACCACGAGTTTACTCCTGTACCTGCCGACGCCGGACTTTAGCATGCCGTACAACGTGATTATCTTCACGTCGACGGCTATTGCACTTGCCTTTGGCGGGCTGTATAATATCCTTGTGAGGAGGTTAGTTGGCGCGGACGAGGTCGCGAGTCCCATGGCGAAGTGGAAGTTGAGGAATCTCTTGAGCAAGTTTCAGAAGAGAGGAATTGGCAGGCAATAA